One Glycine max cultivar Williams 82 chromosome 1, Glycine_max_v4.0, whole genome shotgun sequence genomic window, aaggtatgcagtttgtagaataaaaagtatgttgaatgcatatgcatgatgatgcaatgacttatgcaaaatgtgatgctggaatatgataacagacaaatgcaaggacgatatgttcattatgatgccatgaagagatgcttatgtgatgcatgatatgaatgcatttacggacacgagagcccggaaaatcatctcttcttacttatGCATTCGGGGGCGCAATGCCCCATAtgtgtagttaagaaggtgatatgtaGCTtctggcttcccgtgacaaaagacgagaccaacatacaacgcatgcgtgacgacatgatgcagatgcgccaaagcgcaacagggggatgtacatagcatggcaatatcctcaaataatcatgcAGCAAacgcgtacatgacatttaggttatatgcatggcagtgtttaaaaaggcacacagcgtgttcgcttcgtgcccctattttagggacctaaacgggaggaactaaaaggcctttagtgataattcccaaggtggtcatatctctcttgatggtttctagaggtatcatccccttcgaaaaacatattgcggcagtagggactaccagcaacaatatgttatcaaagagaaaaactctagatgagggttcactgttatcaagctagtcggagacccaacatgaccacagattcacctccactccttatgttcccatggacccgggtatagggccccttttcaactcaccgtgtgtgcaaaaaaGGTGTTCatgttgtgtgcatcaaatgaatacatatttatcacatgCATACATTAAAACATGCTTAAAGCATCGAAGAAGTTTATTCAAGAACATAAAGGAAAAGCGGAACCGATGAAAGGGAAAACACAACTTTTGTACAAAAGATTAATAGGCCTAACTCTTTAAAAACAttccccagcggagtcgccaactgtcgcaacctacccttcggcgggatgGCGACGCGGGACTCACGGgcgcgtcttccaagaaaggaaaatgcgcggagtcgccaccaacgtttattcgaggaaaacatcggaaaaaccagaaaggtgtggtctacaaactttaagtgtgaaaggttcgggagttgtttttacgcacggggaaggtattagcaccccacgcgcccgtcacacAGGACATCAGCCTTTAACCAAGTGTccaatatcatgtcttcgatttgttttattttcccttttttacgtttttatgtcttttatgccttttgtattttttatcttttcgtggtcgacaagggtgtttccctcgctcctacatatcctcaattgcgataagaaaatcagacctacgtagttctttgagaactaaacgttggttaagttgttttgatctttttccgcaagatcgattttaatCGCACAAAAGTCATTTTAAGGCATTGAaccatttaaacgatcttttgattcttttgaaaggagagaaacattaaggtgttggaccattaacaatctctttgtttttgaaaggagagaaacgttaaggcattggaccattaatgatctcttggggtggtcgacaaaagcggagctttttctcctacgtatcctcaattgcgatgaggaaatcagacctacatagttctttgtgAAAGTGGTAAAGtttcatgttgattttaggcttttgaacagtccatgttaaccgataaaagcaaagaggatcgtttaaggcgttggaccttaaaacggtttttagtgatttttgcggacaaagcttgatttgtgagttgattttggccttaatttcactttggttattagtcaattcattcatggaaacttccaaagaaaaacgtccgattgattttttttattttattcaaagatattttgattattttattattattttgccttttttggtttaaccgtggttacagtgtgaatgattggttagattttgctttaacaatgattaaacgagattacaacgcaaatgatcgattgaaattcattttgtcatttattaggcgagataacggcttaaacaaTCGGTTAAAGTtcattaaaaacggaagaaaagaaaaccgaaagtgaacgaaataaagatgaaatccaataaacaagaaatgaattgaaagtctcggattcggaAACTTATcagttgaagaatgaagaatggatgaagaacggcagaaaaccttcacggatttgctcacgaaaacatctcggaagcattacggaagcacctaAGCTAGGATTTTCTTcgcagaaacaattttttcccccaaaacagctgaaatgcatagccaagggggttAGGGACCATTTGGAACAACCTCccttcgcctatttataggaaaaagaggAGGAGGTTGACGCCCAGCTCGCCctggcgagctcagctcgccctgGTGAGCTGgattgcttccaccagaagcaaccccacttccaaaatattctggaagggcctagattcgaaaatttgaaaatttctatttgcacccctaatttgataagttcacccccattttcctaatttacggaaaagttacgaaagccttacgaaagcatataggacttgattttcttctttttcctcttccctttcaccaatattaagtgaaatatgcttacccacggtttttggaaattttacggaagcattacagaagccttagaagccccgaaaaccatttttcaacaaaacatggaggatcttgataagttcaccccccctttgctaaatacactcccatttATTTACACATACCCcattttgctaaatacacttatgtttcgtgtttttgaccgaAACAtctcgaaactttacgaattatgtaacgatgcttgtttttccTTCCGGAATGTcgtgaaactttacgaattacgcaaGAATGCTTTTtttgacttccggaatgttgcagaactttacggattaagcaacaatgcttgtttttgacttccagaatgttgcgAGACTTTACAGATCacacaacgatgggtgttaaacatttttagGCGGTCAAGAGAAGGTCGCATGCCAACAAATAATGGTCcccgaatgaaattagggtatgacactgaTGAAGAAGAACCGGTACATCCACAGTGACATGAAATTGTAGAGTGGCATCCTTCCACCGAAGCACAAAGATCCTAGAAGTGTCACGATCCTGTGTTCTATTGGTGAGGTTGCTGTGGGTAAGGCTCTCATTGACTTAGGAGCCAGTATCAATTTAGtgcctctctccatgtgccGGCGACTTGGAGAGTTAGAGATAATACCCACTCGCATGACCTTACAATTAGCTGATCGCTCCATCACAAGACCctatggagtgattgaagacATTTTGGTTAGGGTCAAACATTTGATCTTTTCGGCTGATTTTGTAGTGATGGACATAGAAGAAGATGCTGACATTCCCCTAATTCTTGGACGATCGTTTATGTATACCACAAGCTGTGTGGTAGACATGGGGAAGAGGAAACTACAAATGGCCATAGAAGACCAACATATCAGTTTCGATCTGTTTCATGAAGAGAAAGCTTTGCCTGACCAAAATGTTTGTTTGAAGGTAAatgtgatggaggaaaagaGACTAGAGAAGAAGGTTCTAGAAGTTGGAACCTTGTTGGATCCAGGATAACAGAATGATGCGTctagctaatgacgttaaacaagcgcttactgggaggcaacccaactctttttctaattttttttcctgcatTTAGTTAGTTTAATTGCTTGTGATTGTATCTGACTTAAGCCTGATTAGTATTGAGAAGAAGGGTTTCAAGTTCTTGTGAAGAGATAGATAGGAAAAAGACTCAAATTTTTTTTCAGTTGTCTATCCGCTAAGCACAActcttgcgctaagcgccatgtcttcacgcgctaagccgTTGTTTCTTGCGCTAAGCGCTTTAACCCTTCACCAATTGGCTAGATGGTTCAGATAAGCGCAGATcactgcgctaagcccaatttcttCTCTGGAATTGAACTTCACTAACTTGGGCTCAGCGGAGATGacacgctaagcgcaattccttctctattgaaaaattattgttgtagcgttgatcgaggctgtacccgaatcaaataaacattaaaaatgcagtatctaggaagtgatcctaggtcatctcccaacgagcaatggtcaaccaaatgttcataacagttagtaataaaacagtaacgaattgggggggggggggtttgtttgtttgtgtaaattaaaccgcaagcaaattcaaattaaagaaataacataattaaaacaagttgttcccccttgattcacaagcaagtgtcttatcctaggttacgaggatttatccctaatcagttcaatTACTTAATCTAACCCTAAATTAacttactaagcgaaaattaacatcaggctgtcattatgtgattaagcaacacatacaccaattaatcatgaacgaaactgatcattaagcatgaacataaattaagaacagagacaattaatcaagcactaagcatgcatggattaatagcaacaattacaaagcaattggtgaagaggaaaaactgaccagaattcaataataataacaaaatctcaaagagaactgtgcttgatcctcaagagaaaacaacgctggagacttagccttccattaatcagcagaaaacgaaattgcaattggaagcagaaaacgaaattgcagattgaagtagaaaatgaaattgcatacaacgaattttattctacgtgaacagtgcgcatgaacaataaaaactggaattgcaaaaccctaagattcttctcctctcaaaactctcttaaactaaaaccctggtgctgttatataggtcctcagccccaaagcttacaaatctgttttaagtccaagcctataaaagaaataaaataaaatctggacaagataagataagattggatgaaataaaatctggacgaaataaaatctagatgaaataaaatttggataagataagatttgataaaataaaattgtctgctcccttcaagtccaagcccaattccggattcaagcccaattgcttataattctcctgaaattaaattaaaaacacaaaattattcaagtagacccaaatgataaaactgcataattaatttgacaattaaggctaatcagtaattaaaatggtgacaaaaagggttaagaaataggagaaaataatgacacatcaagtGCTAAGCTCAATTTCCTCTCTGGAATTGAACTTTcatgaattgggcttagcgacaGGATACACTAAGCGTCAATCCTTCACTATTTTTGAAACTCATAGAATTGCACTTAGCGCGCTCGATGTGCTAAGCCTAGACTATCCCTGTAAGTTAGAGCTTGATTTAGCGCTAAGCCTGACATCTCAGGCTAAGCACAAATTGCAGAACAATTTTAAGTTTCAGACAACACTAAGCGCAGGCCTGTTGTGCTAAGCCCCAAAACTCTTTGGAATTTGAAAatttggaattgggcttagcgcgaggttGGGCTAAGCGCAAGGCTTTGTTAAAACCAAACGTCTTATTGATTCGCTAAGCGCGactatgcg contains:
- the LOC102662679 gene encoding uncharacterized protein, translated to MATHVDEGKAEKKVEEHKQHLAAEPALEPVSDLVELEESGILPPKHKDPRSVTILCSIGEVAVGKALIDLGASINLVPLSMCRRLGELEIIPTRMTLQLADRSITRPYGVIEDILVRVKHLIFSADFVVMDIEEDADIPLILGRSFMYTTSCVVDMGKRKLQMAIEDQHISFDLFHEEKALPDQNVCLKVNVMEEKRLEKKVLEVGTLLDPG